The stretch of DNA ACAGCTCGCGCTCGCAGGCGGCGCCGGCGCCGACGGCGAGCTCTCCTCGCGCCACCAGGACCGCGGCCTGCCCGGCCCCGGCGGGAATCTCGAAATCGTCGCGCACCTCGACGGTCTCGGCCTTGGACAACACGACTTCGTGGCTGCCGGGCGCGACGCCGTCGACGTCAAGGGCGCCCGCGAGCAGGCCGCGGGCCGAGCGGCCGAAGAAGCGGGGATCCTTGGTGTACCCGGTATTCACGGACAGAGGATAGCGGTCGCGTGGCCAGTAGACCTCGATCAATCCCGGCACGAAGGGCAGCAGGATCAACAGGGCGAAGGTCAGCAACAGGAGCGTCGCCGCGCCCGGCCGCGAAGCATCGGCATAGGGCGGAATCTCTTGCAGGGACGGATCCGGCGTCAGCGGCCCCGTCGCGTCGACGTCGTCGCCGGGTTGCGCATGGGCGATGCCCCACGGCCCGAGTACCATCAGGGCCAACGCCATCAGCAGCGGCAGGACATGCGTCCGGCGCCCGCTCACGCCCTCTCCTCCCGCCGGAACCGGCTGGTCTTCTCCCATTCGGCGCGCCGCCGCAGGAAGCGGTCGGCCACGGCCTGGAAGAAGCCCGCCGTGATCGTCCAGATGTTCAGCAGGAAGTAGAACATCAGGAAAGGCAACAGGCGGATGCGATGCGTGACGCCGTCCAGGAGACTGGCCGTGGCGATCTGGTAGAAGGGGGCGAAGTTGCCGAAGGCGCTGTAGGTCGCCACGAAGAGGAAGACGAGCACGCTGTCCAGGATCTGCATCTCGCCCATGAAGAACAGGATCACCGAATCGATGATGCCGGTGAACAGGAAGACCGGCAGCAGGTAGATCAGCAGCAGCAGCAGGCCGTCGAGCTTCTCGGCGCGGGTCAGGAACCGGGAGCGGATCACGGACCCGATATGCTTGAACATGGTGTAGTTGTGCCCGCGGGACCAGCGGCGGATCTGGCGCGACCGCACGAGCCAGGTTTCGGGCACCTCTTCGTAGCATTCCACCTTGTTGGCATAGGCGACCTTCCAGCCGCCGATGTAGAGACGGTAGGTCAGATCGGTATCCTCGGCCAGGACCCGCGGGTCGAAGCCGCCGAAGCTCAGGGCCAGGTCGCGGCGGAAACCGCCCACGGTGCCCCCGTACTGCGGCATCAGATGCAGGTTGTGGCGCGCCTGCTGGTCGACCTGGTAGCCGCCGCTGCGCTCGAGGTCCAGCAGCCTGGTCAGGAGGTTGGAGCGGGTGTTCACGGGCACGACGCGGCCCATCACGGCACCCACCTCGGGATCCTTGAAAGAGATGCTCAGATCCCGCAGACAGCCCCGGCCGGGCAGGTAATCGGCGTCGAAGACGATGATGATCTCGCCGGCGGCGACCAGCAGGGCGTCGTTCAGGGCCGCCGGCTTGCCCCGCAGGCCCTCGTGCCTGTGCAGGGGCCTGATCACCGCGTGCGCGGCGGCCAGCTCGTCCAGGATCTCGCCGGTGCCGTCGTCCGAGTGGTCGTCGATGGGGATGATCTCCAGCAGCCCGCGCGGGTACTCGCAGCGCAGGATGGTCTCGAGGGACTGCCGCGCGACCCGCTCCTCGTTGTGCATGGGCACCAGCACGGAGATCCGCGGCAGATCGTCGTCGACGATGTCGTGGTAGCTGAGGCGCTGGTTTCCGGTCAGACGGTTGACGGTGAACAGGTAGTGGCGCACGGCGTAGACCGCCATGATCAGCACGACCAGGACCACGTACAGCTTGAGGATCAGAACGACCATCGCCAGATCTCCGGTTTGTTCCCCAGGCGCAGGGCTACGATGTTCACGTAGATGGCGTAGATGGCCACCAGATAGACGAAATCGATCAGGGGCCCCAGGGCGAAGAACATCGCCGCCATGTGCAGGACCGTGATCGCGTTCAGCAGGTACAGGAACGCGGCGTAGCGCACGGCGCCGAAGACCGCGGCGTAGCAGACCGTCAACAGGATGACCAGGAACTTCTCCGGCGTCCTCGCGGGGATCGGCGCGAGGACCACCCCCATCACGACCGGCAACAGCAGCCACATGCCGAACTGCGTGCCCATGTACAGCAGCGAGAAGTCGAGCACATCGTAGGGGAACAGGTGCGGCGCGACGACGAAGAACGCCGCGGACGCCGTGTTCAACAGGGCCAGGAACACGATGTAGACGCTGATGGCCTTGGGCACGCGACGCAGCCGCGGCAGCAGCACGACCAGCAGGACGCTGATCACGAACGCCGCCAGGGCGAAGCGGCGCGAGGGGAAGACGCCGTCGGCGTCGAGCACGGGCATGTGCGTGACCCAGGTGGGCAAGAACGTCCAGGTCGTCACGGTGGCGGGTATGCCGCACCAGGCCAGGATCCTCGCGACGACACCCACGAAGCGCCCCAGGATCGGTTCGTGCCAGTACGCGATGCACGCGTCCAGCCCGGCCACGAGCAGGAACAGCAAGGCGGCAGATCCGCGTCGGATGGGGGCGAGCTTCTTGTAGGCTCGATGGTAGTGGATACGATCCTTCATGGTTCCGATCTGGGATAACGGGCGTCGCGACCGGGATGGAACCGGGAGATCGTACCACCAGACGGCCCCCGCTGGCTAGCCGTCACGGCCATCGGCCTGCAGGGCGCTCACGCGGACCCTGCGGCGTCGCGGTCCATCGAACTCGCAGAACCAGATGGTCTGCCAGGTGCCCAGCGCCAGACGGCCAGAGACGACCGGCACGACCTGATCGCAGCCGAAGAGGCTGGATTTGACGTGCGCCGCGGCGTTGCCCTCTGCGTGCCGGTAATCCGCCGTCCAGGGGACCATGCGGTCCAGGGCGTCGGCCAGGTCGCGCACCACGTCCGGATCGGCCCCCTCGTTGACGGTCACCGCGGCGGTGGTGTGCGGCACCCACACCAGCAGCGCGCCGTCGGCCATGCCCAGATCCGAAGCGGAAGCCTGGACCCGGGCCGTGATGTCCACGAAATCCGTCCGTCCCCCGGTCTTCACCTCGAACTCGATCATGACCATCCTTGCCGGCGGGGAACACTGCATCCCACCTCTCCGCCCGTTGCGCAGCCGGGCGGAGAGGTGGGATGCAGTATCCCCCACCTACGCCTACAAGTCAAAGTACATCGTGAACTCGTAGGGATGCGGGCGGCGGTTGATGGCCTGGATCTCGTCCCGCTTGATCTCGAGCCAGCGCCTGATCAGAACCTGGGGAAAGACCCCGTTGCGCAGCAAGAATTCGTGGTCCAGCTCCAGGGCGTCCAGGGCGTCGTCCAGCGAGCGGGGCAGGAACTGCACCTCGCCGCGGGCGTCCGCCGAGGGCGCGTCCTCGGGATGATAGTCCTCGGCCTCGGGGTCGATCTTGTTGACGATGCCGTCGATGCCCGCCATCAGGACCGCCGACGCCGCCAGATAGGGATTGCAGGTGAAGTCCGGCGGCCGGTATTCGATGCGCCGGTGGGCGGGATCCGCGACATAGCTGGGGATGCGGATGGCCGCGCCGCGGTTGCTGCGCCCGTAGGTGATGGCCGTGGGGGCCTCGAAACCCGGCACCAGGCGCTTGAAGGAGTTGGTGCTGGGATTTGTCAGGGCGCAGAGGGCGGGGCTGTGCTTCAGCACGCCGCCGATGTAGTGCAGCGCGGTCCGGCTCAGTCCCGCGTAGCCCTCGGGGTCCTCGAAGAGGTTGCCGCCGTCGCGTCCGAGCAGGAGCTGGTGCAGGTGCCAGCCGCTGCCGGCGTTGTCCAGGAGCGGCTTGGGCATGAAGGTCACCTTCAGGCCGTGCCTGTCGGCCAGGTTGAACAGGATGTACTTGGTGAGCACGGCGTTGTCGGTCATGGTCGGCAGGTCCGTGAACCAGCCCTCTATCTCCTGCTGCGCCTTGTCGCCCACCTCGTGGTGGTGATAGCGCACCTCGATGTTGAAATCGCGCATCAGGGCGCAGGCCTCGTCGCGGAAGTCGTCGTACTGGTCGTGCGGGTTGCAGGCGTGGTAGGCGTTCTGGAAGAACTGCTCTTTGCTGGTCATGACGTAGCTGGATCGCGTGACGTCCGACTCGTACTGGGTGTCCTCGAAGATGTGGAACTCGTACTCGGGGATCCAGCGCGAGGACTCCGCGATGCCCAGGTCGCGCAGGGCCTGCTCGGCGCGACGGACGATCGTGCGCCCGTCCTGGGCGAAGGGCGTGCGCTCGGCGTCCACGTGCTTGACCTCGGCGAACATGGTCAGCGCGGGCCGGTCGCGGAACGGGTCGGGGTGGGCCGTGGACAGGTCCGGTATGAGCACCATGTCGCTGTTCTCGACCTTCAGGAAGCCGTAGCTGGAACCGTCGAAGCCGATACCCTCCCGCATGGTTTCCTGGGTGAAGCGCTCGAAGGGAAAGGAGATGTGGTGCAGTCGGCCGACGAGGTCGAGCACCTTGAGGTCTATGAACTCCACGCTGCGCGCGATGGCATCGTTGCGCACCGCGGCAAAGGTTTCGCTGGACATGTCCGTTCCCCTTGGCTCCCAGGTGATGTTGAACCCGCGTCGTCAAATATGTCAATCATCCTGCTAGGGCGAAAGGGAAGAAAACGGGGTACCATGGCGGGGCCGGATCCGCCCGGCGATCCGGCCCCCGCTCGCCACGACGTGGATTCCGGCTCCGGAGGATGACGTCCTTGTCAGACGAAACGGTCACCATCTTCTTCGAGGGCAAGCCCCTGCCCTGTCGCGCCGGCCTGAGCGTGGGCGCGGCCCTGTGGGAGCACGGGATCAAGGTCCTCTCGCACAGCCACAAGTTCGGCCGGCCGCGCGGTCTCGTCTGCGCCCGCGGCCAGTGCATGAGCTGCCTGATGCGGATCGACGGGGAACCCAACGTCCGTTCCTGCCAGACGCCGGTGCGCCAAGGACAGGTCGTCAACCGCCAGGACGCCGGCTCCTGCTTCGCCCCCGCCATGCACAAGGCTCTCGACGCCGGCGGCCACCTCCTGCCGGTCGGCTTCCATTTCAAGTGGTTCACCAGACCCGCGTTTCTGCGGCGCGCCTTCCTGGATGGTTTGAGGCCCGTGACCGGGGTCGGCAAGCTGCCCGACCGGGCGGTCTGGTCTGCCGCCCGCGGTGGACCGCCGGCGCACGACCACGGTGTCCTCGAGACCGTGGTGATCGGCGCCGGCGCGGCCGGCATGCGCGCCGCCCTGGCGGCCCCGGGGCGCACGCTCCTGCTCGACGACCTCCCCGCCTG from bacterium encodes:
- a CDS encoding (2Fe-2S)-binding protein, whose protein sequence is MTSLSDETVTIFFEGKPLPCRAGLSVGAALWEHGIKVLSHSHKFGRPRGLVCARGQCMSCLMRIDGEPNVRSCQTPVRQGQVVNRQDAGSCFAPAMHKALDAGGHLLPVGFHFKWFTRPAFLRRAFLDGLRPVTGVGKLPDRAVWSAARGGPPAHDHGVLETVVIGAGAAGMRAALAAPGRTLLLDDLPA
- the glnA gene encoding type I glutamate--ammonia ligase; translation: MSSETFAAVRNDAIARSVEFIDLKVLDLVGRLHHISFPFERFTQETMREGIGFDGSSYGFLKVENSDMVLIPDLSTAHPDPFRDRPALTMFAEVKHVDAERTPFAQDGRTIVRRAEQALRDLGIAESSRWIPEYEFHIFEDTQYESDVTRSSYVMTSKEQFFQNAYHACNPHDQYDDFRDEACALMRDFNIEVRYHHHEVGDKAQQEIEGWFTDLPTMTDNAVLTKYILFNLADRHGLKVTFMPKPLLDNAGSGWHLHQLLLGRDGGNLFEDPEGYAGLSRTALHYIGGVLKHSPALCALTNPSTNSFKRLVPGFEAPTAITYGRSNRGAAIRIPSYVADPAHRRIEYRPPDFTCNPYLAASAVLMAGIDGIVNKIDPEAEDYHPEDAPSADARGEVQFLPRSLDDALDALELDHEFLLRNGVFPQVLIRRWLEIKRDEIQAINRRPHPYEFTMYFDL
- a CDS encoding glycosyltransferase; this encodes MVVLILKLYVVLVVLIMAVYAVRHYLFTVNRLTGNQRLSYHDIVDDDLPRISVLVPMHNEERVARQSLETILRCEYPRGLLEIIPIDDHSDDGTGEILDELAAAHAVIRPLHRHEGLRGKPAALNDALLVAAGEIIIVFDADYLPGRGCLRDLSISFKDPEVGAVMGRVVPVNTRSNLLTRLLDLERSGGYQVDQQARHNLHLMPQYGGTVGGFRRDLALSFGGFDPRVLAEDTDLTYRLYIGGWKVAYANKVECYEEVPETWLVRSRQIRRWSRGHNYTMFKHIGSVIRSRFLTRAEKLDGLLLLLIYLLPVFLFTGIIDSVILFFMGEMQILDSVLVFLFVATYSAFGNFAPFYQIATASLLDGVTHRIRLLPFLMFYFLLNIWTITAGFFQAVADRFLRRRAEWEKTSRFRREERA
- a CDS encoding secondary thiamine-phosphate synthase enzyme YjbQ, producing the protein MIEFEVKTGGRTDFVDITARVQASASDLGMADGALLVWVPHTTAAVTVNEGADPDVVRDLADALDRMVPWTADYRHAEGNAAAHVKSSLFGCDQVVPVVSGRLALGTWQTIWFCEFDGPRRRRVRVSALQADGRDG